Proteins encoded within one genomic window of Thiothrix litoralis:
- the rraA gene encoding ribonuclease E activity regulator RraA yields MTFKTADLLDDNEDKPVQVVQPGFNNYGGRSKFSGEIVTIKIYEDNSLVRELVAEDGKGKVLVVDGGGSTRCALLGDMLAEKAVKNGWNGIVVFGLIRDSVDIGQMDIGVKALGTLPLKSVKRGVGLRNEVVRFHDVTFTPGQYLYSDEDGMIVSPVALLGE; encoded by the coding sequence ATGACATTCAAAACAGCCGACCTGCTCGACGACAACGAAGACAAGCCAGTACAAGTGGTACAGCCGGGTTTCAACAACTACGGTGGTCGTAGCAAATTCTCTGGCGAAATCGTCACGATCAAGATTTACGAAGACAACTCATTGGTACGTGAGCTGGTTGCCGAAGACGGCAAAGGCAAAGTGCTGGTGGTGGATGGCGGCGGTTCTACCCGTTGCGCACTATTGGGCGACATGCTGGCTGAAAAAGCGGTGAAAAACGGCTGGAACGGCATCGTCGTTTTCGGTCTGATCCGCGATTCCGTGGACATTGGGCAGATGGATATTGGCGTCAAAGCGCTCGGTACACTGCCACTGAAAAGCGTCAAACGTGGCGTAGGGTTGCGTAATGAAGTAGTGCGTTTCCACGATGTGACTTTCACACCCGGTCAATACTTGTACTCGGATGAGGACGGGATGATCGTGTCACCGGTTGCTTTGCTGGGCGAATAA
- a CDS encoding Trm112 family protein, which produces MDKKLLEILACPVTKGSLIYDKDKQELVSKSARLAYPIRDGIPVMLEEEARTLTQEEVEALHV; this is translated from the coding sequence ATGGATAAGAAATTGCTGGAAATTCTCGCTTGCCCCGTCACCAAAGGCTCACTGATTTATGATAAGGATAAGCAGGAACTGGTCTCGAAATCAGCGCGTTTGGCTTATCCGATCCGCGACGGCATCCCCGTCATGCTGGAAGAGGAAGCCCGTACCCTGACACAAGAAGAAGTCGAGGCATTGCACGTATGA
- the aceA gene encoding isocitrate lyase, with translation MTTREAQIAALEKDWAENPRWANVKRTYSAADVVRLRGSLQVDHTLAKRGAGKLWDLVNGGAKKGYVNAFGAISAGQAMQQAKAGLEAVYLSGWQVAADGNTSETMYPDQSLYAYDSVPTMVRRINNTFKRADEIQWGRGISPTDEGGLDYFLPIVADAEAGFGGVLNAFELMKNMITAGAAGVHFEDQLAAVKKCGHMGGKVLVPTSEAVEKLISARFAADVMGVPTVILARTDAEAANLITSDHDANDKPFLTGERTAEGFYRVKNGLEQSISRGVAYAPYADMVWCETGKPDLGFAREFAQAVQAACPGQLLSYNCSPSFNWKKNLTDSQIASFQEDLSALGYKYQFITLAGIHVNWYNTFKFAHAYARGEGMKHYVNMVQEPEFTAREEGYTFVSHQQEVGVGYFDDVTTVIQGGSSSVTALTGSTEEEQFH, from the coding sequence ATGACAACTCGTGAAGCGCAAATTGCAGCACTGGAAAAAGACTGGGCAGAAAACCCACGTTGGGCAAACGTTAAGCGTACTTACAGTGCGGCTGACGTAGTACGCCTGCGCGGTTCCCTGCAAGTTGACCATACACTGGCAAAACGTGGTGCAGGCAAGCTGTGGGATCTGGTTAACGGCGGCGCGAAAAAAGGCTATGTAAACGCTTTCGGCGCAATCAGCGCAGGTCAAGCGATGCAACAAGCCAAAGCGGGTTTGGAAGCTGTTTACCTGTCCGGCTGGCAGGTTGCTGCTGACGGCAATACCTCAGAAACCATGTACCCTGACCAATCTTTGTATGCATACGATTCCGTACCCACCATGGTTCGTCGTATCAACAACACCTTCAAGCGTGCTGACGAGATCCAATGGGGTCGTGGCATCAGCCCAACTGACGAAGGCGGTCTGGACTACTTCCTGCCTATCGTTGCTGACGCAGAAGCCGGTTTCGGCGGCGTGCTGAACGCTTTTGAACTGATGAAGAACATGATCACCGCAGGCGCGGCTGGTGTTCACTTTGAAGACCAATTGGCAGCCGTGAAAAAATGCGGCCACATGGGCGGCAAAGTATTGGTTCCAACTTCTGAAGCAGTTGAAAAGCTGATTTCTGCCCGTTTCGCTGCTGACGTTATGGGCGTTCCTACCGTTATCTTGGCACGTACTGACGCAGAAGCCGCTAACCTGATCACTTCTGACCATGACGCAAACGACAAGCCATTCCTGACTGGCGAGCGTACTGCTGAAGGTTTCTACCGCGTTAAGAACGGTCTGGAACAGTCCATCAGCCGTGGCGTTGCTTACGCGCCTTACGCTGACATGGTGTGGTGTGAAACTGGCAAGCCTGACCTTGGCTTTGCGCGTGAATTCGCTCAAGCAGTTCAAGCGGCTTGCCCAGGCCAACTGTTGTCTTACAACTGCTCACCTTCTTTCAACTGGAAGAAAAACCTGACTGACTCACAAATCGCTTCTTTCCAAGAAGATTTGTCTGCGCTGGGTTACAAATACCAGTTCATCACCTTGGCGGGTATCCACGTCAACTGGTACAACACCTTCAAGTTCGCACACGCTTACGCACGCGGCGAAGGCATGAAGCACTACGTCAACATGGTTCAAGAACCTGAGTTTACTGCCCGTGAAGAAGGCTACACCTTCGTTTCTCACCAGCAAGAAGTTGGCGTTGGCTACTTCGATGACGTTACCACTGTTATCCAGGGTGGTTCTTCATCCGTAACAGCGTTGACTGGCTCTACTGAAGAAGAGCAATTCCACTAA
- the mqo gene encoding malate dehydrogenase (quinone), giving the protein MATKNVNVLLVGAGIMSATLGVLLKQLNPLLTISIVERLSDVAMESTSGWNNAGTGHAAYCELNYTPEKPDGSIDASKAYGINESFERTLQLWSYLVQQQALPEPSTFINPTPHMSFVWGDKNVNFLRNRFAAIGQHPMFADMEYSEDPAVLREWMPLVMNGRDANQPVAGTRVKHGTDVNFGSLTRSMIAYLQAFDDVELLLNHEVRNLRKQADGQWQVITQETDSILDTRTLTADFVFLGAGGGALPMLQMSGIAEGKGYGGFPVSGQWLVCKKPEIVNQHFAKVYGKASIGAPPMSVPHLDTRIIDGEKALLFGPFAGFTTKFLKEGSVTDLLASVKPNNILPMVKVGLSSADLIRYLVSEVMQNHDSRMDALREYFPEARNEDWTLASAGQRVQIIKKDPVKGGKLEFGTEVITAADGSLAGLLGASPGASVTVTAMLQVLEKCFAKEMASDVWKNKLKEMIPSYGESLLDNTELLQRIRHDTLSTLKIG; this is encoded by the coding sequence ATGGCAACGAAGAATGTAAACGTCTTACTGGTAGGGGCAGGCATCATGAGTGCCACCTTGGGTGTGTTGCTGAAGCAATTAAACCCATTGTTGACAATTAGCATCGTCGAGAGGCTGAGTGATGTTGCCATGGAAAGCACCAGCGGCTGGAATAATGCAGGTACTGGTCATGCTGCTTACTGCGAATTGAATTACACTCCCGAGAAGCCGGATGGCAGCATTGACGCCAGTAAAGCGTATGGGATCAATGAATCCTTTGAGCGTACTTTACAGCTCTGGTCTTATCTGGTGCAGCAGCAAGCCTTGCCTGAGCCTTCCACTTTCATTAATCCAACACCACACATGAGCTTTGTCTGGGGCGATAAGAACGTTAACTTCTTGCGCAACCGTTTTGCGGCGATTGGTCAGCACCCGATGTTTGCGGACATGGAATACAGCGAAGATCCAGCCGTCCTGCGGGAATGGATGCCGCTGGTGATGAATGGGCGTGACGCTAATCAGCCAGTCGCGGGAACGCGGGTCAAACACGGTACGGATGTAAACTTCGGTTCCCTGACACGCAGCATGATTGCCTACCTGCAAGCCTTTGATGATGTTGAGCTTCTGCTTAACCATGAAGTCAGGAATCTGCGCAAACAAGCGGATGGCCAGTGGCAGGTGATAACCCAGGAGACGGATAGCATTCTCGATACCCGTACATTGACGGCCGATTTTGTGTTCCTTGGTGCAGGTGGCGGGGCGCTGCCAATGCTGCAAATGTCAGGTATTGCAGAGGGCAAGGGTTACGGTGGTTTCCCGGTCAGCGGTCAATGGTTGGTATGCAAAAAGCCTGAAATCGTGAACCAGCATTTCGCCAAGGTGTACGGCAAAGCCTCTATCGGCGCACCGCCTATGTCGGTTCCGCATCTGGATACTCGGATTATTGATGGTGAGAAAGCCCTGTTATTTGGACCTTTCGCAGGTTTCACCACCAAATTCCTCAAGGAAGGTTCGGTGACTGATCTGTTGGCTTCGGTCAAGCCTAACAATATTCTGCCAATGGTCAAAGTTGGCTTGAGCAGTGCTGATCTGATCCGCTACCTAGTGTCTGAAGTGATGCAAAATCACGATTCACGTATGGATGCCCTGCGCGAATACTTCCCGGAAGCCCGTAATGAGGACTGGACATTAGCCAGTGCTGGACAGCGTGTGCAAATCATCAAAAAAGATCCGGTGAAAGGCGGCAAGCTGGAATTCGGTACCGAAGTCATTACCGCTGCGGATGGTTCACTGGCGGGTTTGTTGGGTGCATCGCCGGGCGCGTCGGTCACTGTTACCGCCATGTTGCAAGTGCTGGAGAAGTGTTTCGCCAAGGAAATGGCTTCAGATGTCTGGAAAAACAAGCTAAAAGAGATGATTCCATCTTATGGCGAGTCACTGCTGGACAATACTGAATTGCTCCAACGCATCCGTCACGATACATTGTCGACACTGAAAATTGGCTAA
- the kdsB gene encoding 3-deoxy-manno-octulosonate cytidylyltransferase produces MNTVLVIPARYASSRLPGKPLRELAGKPLIQHVHERALAADFATVLVATDDERIRRVCEGFGAKVAMTASTHETGSDRLAEVVQQQGWSDDTIVVNLQGDEPLTPVVNLHQLAKNLADYPQASMATLATPITHADDFTNPNIVKVVRDEQGLALYFSRAPIPFQRDAGIDLEKYALRHIGMYAYRAGFLKAFAGMQPSLPEQLEKLEQLRALSHGYRIHVDIAAEIPGAGVDTEEDALKVSAILGVV; encoded by the coding sequence ATGAACACGGTTCTGGTGATTCCGGCACGCTATGCGTCATCGCGCTTGCCGGGCAAGCCTTTGCGTGAATTGGCGGGTAAACCGCTGATTCAGCATGTGCATGAACGTGCTTTGGCCGCCGATTTTGCGACGGTGCTGGTGGCAACGGATGATGAACGTATCCGCCGTGTGTGCGAAGGTTTTGGGGCGAAAGTCGCGATGACGGCGAGCACCCATGAAACCGGCAGTGACCGCTTGGCAGAAGTGGTGCAACAACAAGGCTGGAGTGACGACACTATCGTGGTCAACCTGCAAGGCGATGAACCGCTCACGCCTGTGGTAAATTTACATCAATTGGCAAAAAATCTGGCTGACTACCCGCAAGCCAGTATGGCGACCTTGGCGACACCAATTACCCACGCAGACGATTTCACCAACCCGAATATCGTCAAGGTGGTGCGTGATGAACAAGGGCTGGCCTTGTATTTCAGTCGTGCGCCGATCCCGTTTCAGCGTGATGCTGGCATTGACCTTGAAAAATATGCGCTGCGACACATCGGTATGTACGCCTACCGTGCTGGCTTCCTCAAGGCATTTGCGGGTATGCAGCCCTCGTTGCCAGAGCAATTGGAAAAACTGGAGCAGTTGCGAGCGCTTTCGCACGGTTATCGTATTCACGTTGATATTGCAGCAGAAATTCCGGGGGCGGGAGTGGATACCGAAGAAGATGCACTTAAAGTTTCAGCTATATTGGGTGTTGTATAA
- a CDS encoding OmpP1/FadL family transporter: MFRKTTLAVSVLLALGTQSAFATNGLAPTGLGQTHKGMGGAAAAYAAGPMSMATNPASASFSPDGYEVGAEVFIPNRTVTLQAPFSGTGTAQEADGNGDEMFLIPEAGYKRDMKGGLSVGIVAYGNGGMNTAYDTGVPFGAGSFGGAPGTPTGIDLKQVFVSPTASYKINDNVAIGASANLVYQRFEADGLGAFAGFSSDPTSLSDRGGSKASGIGATVGIQGKLSDKLSAGLAYRSKVNMGKFDEYQGLFPDGTFDVPAATTAGIAYQATPQTLIAADVAKIEYSSVDATGNSPSNGLPFGAVNGPGFGWEDQTVYKVGVKHQLNDGLALMAGYNRGDSPIGSGVTTVNVLSPGVVEDHISLGFEKRLTPKSKITGSYIHAFEKTVEGAGTLPPSGPIPMDAYDLTMEQDAVGIGYSVEF, from the coding sequence ATGTTCAGAAAAACTACCCTGGCAGTGTCGGTTCTATTGGCACTGGGCACTCAATCAGCATTCGCCACCAACGGTCTAGCCCCCACAGGTTTGGGACAAACCCATAAAGGCATGGGTGGCGCGGCAGCTGCTTATGCGGCAGGCCCCATGAGTATGGCGACCAACCCGGCATCCGCCTCATTTTCGCCCGATGGTTACGAAGTAGGGGCGGAAGTATTCATTCCTAACCGTACTGTGACCTTGCAAGCGCCTTTTTCGGGTACAGGTACTGCGCAAGAAGCGGATGGCAATGGGGACGAAATGTTCCTGATCCCGGAGGCGGGCTACAAACGTGACATGAAAGGTGGTTTGTCCGTTGGTATTGTGGCCTACGGCAACGGCGGGATGAATACCGCTTACGATACGGGCGTGCCGTTTGGTGCAGGCTCTTTTGGTGGCGCACCGGGAACACCCACAGGTATTGACCTTAAGCAAGTGTTTGTTTCCCCTACTGCCAGTTACAAAATCAATGACAATGTAGCTATTGGTGCTTCTGCCAATCTGGTTTACCAGCGCTTTGAGGCTGATGGTTTGGGGGCGTTTGCCGGGTTCAGTAGCGACCCAACCAGCCTAAGTGACAGAGGTGGCTCGAAAGCCAGCGGTATCGGTGCGACAGTGGGTATTCAGGGCAAACTTTCTGACAAGTTGTCGGCTGGTTTGGCTTATCGCTCCAAAGTGAACATGGGTAAATTTGACGAGTATCAGGGCTTGTTCCCGGATGGCACATTTGATGTGCCTGCGGCAACAACGGCTGGCATCGCCTATCAGGCTACCCCGCAAACCCTGATTGCTGCTGACGTGGCGAAAATTGAATATTCAAGTGTCGATGCGACGGGTAACTCCCCTTCCAACGGCCTGCCATTTGGTGCAGTGAATGGGCCTGGTTTTGGCTGGGAAGATCAGACAGTCTATAAAGTGGGTGTCAAGCATCAGCTTAATGATGGTCTAGCGTTGATGGCTGGTTATAACCGTGGCGATAGCCCAATAGGTTCTGGCGTGACAACGGTGAACGTACTCTCACCAGGTGTTGTTGAAGATCATATTTCCTTGGGATTTGAGAAAAGGCTGACACCTAAATCCAAGATTACCGGATCTTATATTCACGCCTTTGAAAAGACGGTGGAAGGTGCTGGAACATTGCCGCCTTCAGGCCCGATTCCAATGGATGCTTATGACCTTACCATGGAGCAGGATGCAGTAGGCATTGGCTACAGTGTCGAGTTCTAA
- the lpxK gene encoding tetraacyldisaccharide 4'-kinase: protein MKLERWVLNVWYGNDRFGKYLLLPLTGVFCVLAALNRWRHKRQQVKHPVPVVVVGNISVGGTGKTPLVIWLVERLREAGFKPGVVSRGYKKDADSLGDEPLLIIQRTNVPLAIGKDRNQAITTLLHEHACDIIIADDGLQHYRMGRDVEICVVDGQRRFGNGFCLPSGPLREPVSRLASCDFVVTNGENMTMHGDTLVNLATDSRQSLQALSGQTVHVVTGIGNPQRFINTLEQAGLQVLAHLYPDHHAFTGAEIRFDDALPILMTEKDAVKCRQYAVQNVWYLPIEAVLDECLAQALLKRLQGFNHG, encoded by the coding sequence ATGAAACTTGAACGTTGGGTGCTGAATGTCTGGTACGGGAATGATCGGTTCGGTAAATACCTGTTATTGCCGCTGACCGGAGTTTTCTGCGTATTGGCGGCCTTGAATCGCTGGCGGCACAAGCGTCAGCAAGTTAAACATCCGGTTCCTGTGGTGGTGGTGGGTAATATTTCGGTGGGCGGTACGGGTAAGACGCCGCTGGTGATCTGGCTGGTGGAACGGCTGCGCGAGGCAGGGTTCAAACCGGGAGTGGTGAGCCGGGGCTATAAGAAAGATGCGGATAGCCTGGGTGATGAGCCGCTATTGATCATTCAGCGCACCAACGTTCCCCTCGCCATCGGCAAAGACCGTAATCAGGCTATCACGACGCTGTTACACGAACACGCTTGCGACATCATTATCGCCGACGACGGTTTGCAACATTACCGTATGGGGCGCGATGTGGAAATCTGCGTGGTGGATGGACAGCGCCGTTTTGGGAATGGTTTTTGCCTGCCATCTGGCCCATTACGCGAGCCTGTTTCCCGCCTGGCAAGCTGTGATTTTGTCGTGACCAATGGTGAAAACATGACGATGCACGGCGATACGCTGGTAAATCTGGCGACTGATTCGCGTCAATCGTTACAGGCATTGAGTGGGCAAACGGTGCATGTCGTGACCGGCATCGGCAATCCACAACGCTTTATCAACACGCTGGAACAGGCTGGTTTACAGGTGTTGGCGCACCTTTACCCCGATCATCACGCCTTTACGGGTGCAGAAATACGTTTTGATGATGCACTTCCCATCCTCATGACCGAGAAAGATGCGGTAAAATGCCGCCAGTATGCTGTGCAAAACGTTTGGTATCTGCCGATTGAGGCGGTGCTGGATGAATGTCTTGCCCAAGCCCTGCTTAAACGTTTACAAGGATTCAATCATGGATAA
- a CDS encoding ISL3 family transposase codes for MNSSLQIPLDLPNVRLLSSSYDAQGNFILEVESSLSFTKCRCCGHKITEFHGYDRPIRLRHLPILGRDVWIEIRPKRYRCRHCEGDPTTTQTLEWYDPRSPHTRAFEDWLLKMLGNSTVMDVSRRCGVSYGEVEGVLKRRVSTQVDWSGFKQLRTLGIDEIALKKGHKHYAAIISSLDDHDRPQVLAVLPDRLKETVAAFLRSIPEHLQTTVCWACCDMNEGFANAVQETLPKVAIVVDRFHVAQYYNREVDNFRKQTLQELKQTLSADTYATCKGTLWLFRHHYWSLTAEQRGQLEEFLLLAPELKDAWLLRHELNLLFEQEQTKAQAQQQLQDWKAKVKASGLACFDKFLNLLETWQDGITNYFEDRNTSGFVEGMNNKLKVIKRRCYGLLDVKRFFQHIQGDLAFSRKQPA; via the coding sequence ATGAACAGTAGCCTGCAAATCCCGCTTGATCTCCCCAACGTCCGTTTACTGTCGAGTTCCTATGACGCACAGGGCAATTTCATTCTGGAAGTGGAAAGTAGCCTTTCATTCACGAAATGTCGTTGCTGTGGGCACAAGATTACCGAATTCCATGGCTACGACCGACCGATCCGTTTGCGCCATTTGCCGATTCTGGGGCGTGATGTCTGGATTGAAATCCGCCCCAAACGTTACCGCTGCCGCCATTGCGAAGGTGACCCGACCACTACCCAGACGCTGGAATGGTATGACCCCCGCAGCCCGCATACCCGTGCTTTTGAGGACTGGCTGTTGAAGATGTTGGGCAATTCCACCGTCATGGATGTCAGCCGCCGCTGTGGTGTCAGCTATGGTGAGGTGGAAGGGGTGCTGAAACGTCGTGTCAGCACCCAAGTGGATTGGTCTGGTTTTAAGCAATTACGCACCTTGGGCATTGATGAAATCGCCCTGAAAAAAGGCCATAAGCACTATGCCGCGATTATCAGCTCACTGGATGATCATGACCGTCCGCAGGTGTTGGCTGTGTTGCCTGACCGTCTCAAAGAAACGGTAGCTGCCTTCCTGCGCAGCATTCCTGAACACCTGCAAACCACCGTGTGCTGGGCATGTTGTGACATGAACGAGGGTTTTGCCAATGCCGTCCAGGAAACCTTGCCCAAGGTCGCTATCGTAGTAGACCGTTTCCATGTCGCACAATACTACAACCGGGAGGTAGACAATTTCCGTAAGCAGACCTTGCAGGAACTCAAGCAAACACTTTCGGCAGATACCTACGCTACCTGTAAGGGGACACTCTGGCTGTTCCGTCACCACTACTGGTCATTGACCGCAGAACAGCGGGGGCAACTGGAAGAATTTCTGCTACTCGCCCCTGAGTTGAAAGATGCTTGGTTACTGCGTCATGAACTGAACCTGCTATTTGAACAGGAACAAACCAAGGCACAAGCCCAACAACAACTACAAGACTGGAAGGCCAAGGTTAAAGCATCAGGGCTGGCCTGTTTTGACAAATTCCTCAATCTGCTGGAAACATGGCAGGATGGCATCACCAACTACTTTGAAGATCGCAACACCTCCGGTTTTGTCGAAGGCATGAACAACAAGCTGAAAGTCATCAAGCGCCGCTGCTATGGGTTGTTGGATGTGAAGCGTTTCTTCCAACACATTCAGGGGGATCTGGCATTTTCAAGGAAGCAACCGGCATGA
- a CDS encoding propionyl-CoA synthetase: protein MSYKAEYDRSMNDPEGFWKEKSAALKWFKAPEKILSQDEHGIFHWFADGEMNTAYMALDYHVENGRGDQVALIYDSPVTDTKKQYTYTELRDEVALAAGMLAGLGVEKGDRVIIYMPMIPEAVISMLATARLGAIHSVVFGGFAAPELAQRIEDAQPKVMISASCGIEIKRVIEYKPLLDKAIDLSAHKPQSCIMFQRPQATSPLIAGRDYEWSTLMASATPADCVPVKGTDPLYILYTSGTTGKPKGVVRENGGHAVALNYSMQAIYNMNPGDVFWAASDVGWVVGHSYIVYAPLLRGCTTIVYEGKPVMTPDAGAFWRITEEYGVKGLFSAPTAFRAIKKDDPEAALIKRYNTDSLLTIFSAGERLDPPTQEWMMEKTGKPVIDHWWQTETGWGITANLQGVEPMPVKLGSSTMPTPGFNVQILDENGQVLGRNEQGFIALKLPLPPSCLATIWGDVEKFKQSYLQTFDGYYASGDGGYIDEDGYVFVMGRVDDVMNVAGHRLSTGEMEEVVGGHPSVAECAVIARDDDLKGQIPMGLVVLKTGADIDEDTLSKELTQMIRSSIGAIACYKETHIVKRLPKTRSGKTLRKSLRQMVNGQPYVVPSTIDDVTIMPEIEALLREKGVIR from the coding sequence ATGAGTTACAAGGCCGAATACGACCGCTCGATGAACGACCCAGAAGGCTTCTGGAAAGAAAAATCCGCAGCCCTGAAGTGGTTCAAAGCCCCCGAAAAAATCCTGTCGCAAGACGAACACGGTATTTTCCACTGGTTTGCCGATGGTGAAATGAACACTGCGTACATGGCGCTGGATTACCACGTCGAAAACGGGCGCGGTGATCAAGTCGCGTTGATTTACGATTCACCCGTGACGGATACCAAGAAACAGTACACTTACACCGAACTGCGTGACGAAGTAGCACTGGCTGCTGGGATGCTGGCGGGTCTGGGTGTCGAAAAAGGCGACCGCGTTATTATCTACATGCCGATGATCCCGGAAGCGGTCATTTCCATGCTGGCAACAGCGCGGTTGGGCGCTATCCATTCCGTGGTATTTGGTGGTTTTGCTGCCCCGGAACTGGCGCAACGCATTGAAGATGCGCAACCGAAAGTGATGATTTCTGCCTCTTGCGGGATTGAGATCAAGCGCGTGATTGAATACAAACCGCTGCTCGACAAAGCGATTGATTTGTCAGCGCACAAGCCGCAAAGCTGCATTATGTTCCAGCGTCCGCAAGCCACTTCCCCGCTGATTGCAGGGCGTGACTACGAGTGGAGTACGTTGATGGCAAGCGCTACCCCGGCGGATTGCGTGCCAGTCAAAGGCACTGACCCGTTGTACATTCTGTACACATCCGGCACGACCGGCAAGCCTAAGGGTGTGGTGCGTGAAAACGGCGGTCATGCGGTGGCACTGAACTACAGTATGCAAGCCATTTACAACATGAACCCCGGCGATGTGTTCTGGGCGGCGTCTGACGTGGGCTGGGTGGTGGGTCACTCGTATATCGTGTACGCGCCGCTGCTGCGCGGTTGCACGACCATCGTGTACGAAGGCAAGCCGGTCATGACACCGGATGCGGGTGCATTCTGGCGCATTACCGAAGAGTACGGCGTAAAAGGCTTGTTCTCTGCCCCGACGGCATTCCGTGCGATCAAGAAAGATGACCCGGAAGCGGCACTGATCAAGCGCTACAACACCGACAGTTTGCTGACCATCTTCTCAGCGGGCGAACGTCTTGACCCACCGACTCAAGAATGGATGATGGAAAAGACGGGCAAGCCGGTGATCGACCATTGGTGGCAAACCGAAACAGGCTGGGGCATTACTGCCAACCTGCAAGGTGTTGAGCCAATGCCGGTGAAACTCGGTTCTTCCACCATGCCGACCCCCGGTTTCAACGTGCAGATTCTGGACGAAAACGGGCAGGTTTTGGGCAGAAATGAACAGGGTTTCATCGCGCTGAAATTGCCTTTACCACCAAGCTGTTTAGCCACCATTTGGGGTGATGTGGAGAAGTTCAAACAGAGCTACCTGCAAACCTTCGACGGTTACTATGCCAGCGGTGACGGCGGCTATATCGACGAAGACGGCTATGTTTTCGTCATGGGTCGCGTCGATGACGTCATGAACGTGGCAGGCCATCGTCTGTCCACGGGCGAGATGGAAGAAGTCGTCGGCGGGCATCCGTCCGTGGCCGAATGCGCGGTAATTGCGCGGGATGATGACCTGAAAGGGCAAATCCCGATGGGTCTGGTGGTACTGAAAACAGGTGCGGACATCGACGAAGACACCTTGTCGAAGGAACTCACCCAGATGATCCGCAGCAGTATCGGCGCGATTGCCTGCTACAAGGAAACGCACATCGTCAAACGTTTGCCGAAAACCCGTTCGGGCAAAACGCTGCGTAAGAGCTTGCGTCAGATGGTGAATGGACAGCCGTATGTGGTGCCTTCCACCATTGATGACGTGACGATTATGCCGGAGATTGAGGCGTTGTTGCGTGAGAAAGGTGTGATTAGGTAA